A single Stigmatopora argus isolate UIUO_Sarg chromosome 7, RoL_Sarg_1.0, whole genome shotgun sequence DNA region contains:
- the anxa5b gene encoding annexin A5b, whose amino-acid sequence MANRGTVKASANFNSGTDAEVLYKSMKGLGTDEETILQLLTSRSNAQRQQITAAYKTLFGKDLIQDLKGELGGKFETLIVSLMTAPLAYDVTSLRNAVKGAGTDEKVLVEILASRSAPQVKDIVAAYRQEYDDDLEEDISGDTSGHFKRLLVILLQANRQSGVQEANVQTDAEVLFKAGEHKFGTDEQTFVTILGNRSAQHLRKVFDAYMKLSGYEMEESIRRETSGSLRELMLAVVKCARSIPAYFAETLYYAMKGAGTDDNTLIRVMATRSEVDMLDIRTEFRRMFACSLHSMIKGDTGGDFRKALLLLCGGDDA is encoded by the exons GCCAACCGAGGAACCGTGAAAGCCAGCGCCAACTTCAACTCCGGCACCGACGCCGAGGTCCTCTACAAGTCCATGAAAGGCTTGG GCACGGACGAGGAAACCATCTTGCAGCTGCTGACGTCCCGAAGCAACGCCCAGCGACAGCAGATCACCGCCGCCTACAAGACGCTCTTCGGAAAG GACCTGATCCAGGACTTGAAGGGCGAGCTGGGCGGCAAATTTGAGACCCTGATCGTGTCGCTGATGACGGCGCCCCTGGCGTATGACGTCACGAGCCTTCGCAACGCCGTCAAG GGGGCGGGCACGGACGAGAAGGTTCTGGTGGAGATCCTGGCCTCCAGGAGCGCTCCACAGGTCAAGGACATTGTCGCCGCCTACAGGCAAG AGTACGACGACGATTTGGAGGAAGACATTTCAGGGGACACTTCAGGCCACTTCAAGAGGCTCCTGGTCATTCTGCTTCAG GCCAACAGGCAGAGCGGCGTCCAGGAGGCTAACGTCCAAACGGACGCCGAG GTCCTGTTCAAGGCCGGCGAGCACAAGTTCGGCACCGACGAGCAGACCTTCGTCACCATCTTGGGGAACCGCAGCGCGCAACACCTCCGCAAAG tgtTTGACGCTTACATGAAGCTGTCAGGATACGAGATGGAGGAGAGCATCAGGAGGGAAACGTCCGGAAGTCTCAGGGAGCTCATGCTTGCcgtcg tgAAGTGCGCACGGAGCATCCCAGCCTACTTTGCCGAGACTTTGTACTACGCCATGAAG ggggcgGGAACGGACGACAACACGTTGATCCGGGTGATGGCTACTCGCAGCGAGGTGGACATGCTGGACATCCGAACCGAATTCAGGAGGATGTTTGCGTGCTCCCTCCATTCTATGATCAAG GGCGATACGGGCGGCGACTTCCGCAAGGCCTTGCTCCTCCTCTGCGGCGGGGACGACGCGTAA